From Streptomyces sp. NBC_01754, a single genomic window includes:
- a CDS encoding endonuclease/exonuclease/phosphatase family protein translates to MVQAYRAETENADPGPQRPGARLRALRHRLTTNRGIWRRGIVLALWAVILTLVMVLHAKIPNSIGNTGSLIETFLPWFGLGVPLLLLLGLLRRSATAVIALILPVAVWLNLFGGLLFVEKSGTGGDFTVVTHNVNAGNPDPAGTAQQIAGADADIVALQELPDGKVKAYEDALAGHYPHHSVQGTVGLWSKYPLNDSRPVDIELGWTRAMRSTVKTPDGPVSVFVAHLPSVRVKIKAGFTAAQRDKSADALGEAIADEPIERVVLLGDLNGTMNDRALNAVTAQMRSTQGAAGNGFGFSWPAAFPMARIDQIMVRGVEPLSSWTLPATDSDHLPIAARVEW, encoded by the coding sequence ATGGTGCAGGCGTACAGGGCGGAAACCGAGAACGCCGACCCGGGCCCGCAGCGGCCCGGCGCCCGGCTGAGAGCACTGCGCCACAGACTCACCACGAATCGGGGCATCTGGCGACGGGGCATCGTCCTCGCCCTGTGGGCGGTCATTCTGACGCTGGTGATGGTGCTCCACGCGAAGATCCCCAACAGCATCGGCAACACCGGCAGCCTCATCGAGACGTTCCTGCCCTGGTTCGGGCTCGGCGTCCCGCTGCTGCTGCTCCTCGGACTGCTCCGCCGCTCGGCGACGGCCGTCATCGCCCTGATCCTGCCGGTCGCCGTCTGGCTGAACCTCTTCGGCGGCCTGCTGTTCGTCGAGAAGTCGGGCACCGGAGGCGATTTCACCGTCGTCACCCACAACGTCAACGCCGGCAACCCCGACCCCGCGGGCACGGCCCAGCAGATCGCCGGGGCGGACGCGGACATCGTGGCCCTCCAGGAACTCCCCGACGGCAAGGTGAAGGCGTACGAGGACGCGCTCGCCGGCCACTACCCGCACCACTCCGTGCAGGGGACGGTCGGCCTGTGGAGCAAGTACCCCCTGAACGACTCCCGTCCGGTCGACATCGAGCTGGGCTGGACCCGCGCCATGCGGTCCACCGTCAAGACGCCCGACGGTCCCGTCTCGGTCTTCGTCGCCCATCTGCCCTCGGTACGCGTGAAGATCAAGGCCGGCTTCACCGCCGCCCAGCGCGACAAGAGCGCGGACGCGCTGGGTGAGGCGATCGCCGACGAACCCATCGAACGGGTGGTCCTGCTCGGCGACCTCAACGGCACGATGAACGACCGCGCCCTGAACGCCGTCACCGCCCAGATGCGCTCCACCCAGGGCGCGGCGGGCAACGGCTTCGGCTTCAGCTGGCCCGCGGCGTTCCCCATGGCGCGGATCGACCAGATCATGGTCAGGGGCGTCGAACCCCTCTCCTCCTGGACCCTCCCGGCAACGGACAGCGACCACCTCCCGATCGCGGCCCGCGTCGAGTGGTGA
- the panB gene encoding 3-methyl-2-oxobutanoate hydroxymethyltransferase, whose product MSLQAAQNQAAPSAASPSAGTPPPPTGPSPSSGKALYGGKSTRRVTVHDVTAATERGEKWPMLTAYDAMTASVFDEAGIPVMLVGDSMGNCHLGYETTVPVTMDEMTLLSAAVVRGTRRALIVADLPFGAYQEGPVQALRNATRLIKDAGVGAVKLEGGERSHEQIRLLVEAGIPVMGHIGLTPQSVNSMGYRVQGRGEEAAQQLLRDAKAVQDAGAFAVVLELVPAELAAEVTRTLHIPTVGIGAGPDTDAQVLVWTDMAGLTGGKVPRFSKQYANLRQVLGDAAKTYAEEVVGGTFPQPEHTFH is encoded by the coding sequence ATGTCGCTTCAGGCTGCGCAGAACCAGGCCGCCCCATCCGCCGCCTCCCCCTCCGCGGGCACCCCGCCGCCCCCCACGGGCCCCTCCCCCAGCTCCGGCAAGGCGCTGTACGGAGGCAAGAGCACCCGCCGTGTCACCGTCCACGACGTCACCGCCGCCACCGAGCGCGGCGAGAAGTGGCCCATGCTCACCGCCTACGACGCGATGACCGCGTCCGTCTTCGACGAGGCCGGCATCCCGGTCATGCTCGTCGGTGACTCCATGGGCAACTGCCACCTCGGCTACGAGACCACCGTGCCCGTCACGATGGACGAGATGACGCTGCTCTCCGCCGCCGTCGTGCGGGGCACCAGGCGCGCGCTCATCGTCGCCGACCTGCCCTTCGGCGCCTACCAGGAGGGCCCCGTCCAGGCCCTGCGCAACGCCACCCGGCTGATCAAGGACGCCGGGGTCGGCGCGGTCAAGCTGGAGGGCGGCGAGCGGTCGCACGAACAGATCCGTCTGCTGGTCGAGGCCGGCATCCCGGTCATGGGCCACATCGGCCTGACCCCGCAGTCCGTGAACTCCATGGGCTACCGGGTACAGGGCCGCGGCGAGGAGGCCGCCCAGCAGTTGCTGCGCGACGCCAAGGCGGTGCAGGACGCGGGCGCGTTCGCCGTCGTCCTCGAACTCGTGCCGGCCGAACTGGCCGCCGAGGTCACCCGCACGCTGCACATCCCGACCGTCGGCATCGGCGCCGGACCGGACACCGACGCCCAGGTGCTGGTCTGGACCGACATGGCCGGTCTGACCGGCGGCAAGGTGCCGCGCTTCTCCAAGCAGTACGCGAACCTGCGCCAGGTGCTCGGCGACGCGGCGAAGACGTACGCCGAAGAGGTCGTCGGCGGAACGTTCCCGCAGCCGGAGCACACGTTCCACTGA
- a CDS encoding Cmx/CmrA family chloramphenicol efflux MFS transporter — protein sequence MPFAVHVLGLAVFAQGTSEFMLSGLLSDIAGDLHVSLSAAGLLTSAFAVGMVVGAPLTALTGRAWPRRRALLFFLGVFVAVHVAGALAADYGVLLATRVVGAFANAGFWAVALVTATDLAGPERRARATAVVVGGVTVACVVGVPAGAVLGELWGWRSAFWAVALVSVPPAFALLRAVPGGRPGDRDVPLLSARTELSALVRPRLLLTLLVMALVQGATFCTFSYLEPLVTRVTGLGAGWVPVVLALFGVGSFAGVTLAGRLADTRPKTVIGLGTAGLTAGWAALALTAGHPVAALALVLLQGALAFGTGTALIARVFQQAPEAPTLAGSFATAAFNVGAATGPWLGGLALGAGLGFRAPVWVSALLMGAALAAAAVLRSSEPSAAGVRVRVRLRARRRPAPER from the coding sequence ATGCCATTCGCTGTCCACGTCCTCGGGCTGGCGGTCTTCGCCCAGGGCACTTCGGAGTTCATGCTGTCCGGCCTGCTCTCGGACATCGCCGGTGACCTGCACGTCTCCCTGTCCGCAGCCGGACTGCTGACCTCGGCGTTCGCGGTCGGGATGGTGGTCGGCGCACCGCTCACCGCCCTGACCGGGCGCGCCTGGCCCCGGCGCCGGGCACTGCTGTTCTTCCTCGGCGTCTTCGTCGCCGTCCATGTCGCCGGCGCCCTGGCCGCCGACTACGGGGTGCTGCTCGCCACCCGGGTGGTGGGCGCGTTCGCCAACGCGGGGTTCTGGGCGGTGGCGTTGGTCACCGCGACGGACCTGGCCGGGCCGGAGCGGCGGGCGCGGGCGACCGCCGTGGTCGTCGGCGGGGTCACCGTCGCCTGTGTCGTGGGGGTGCCCGCCGGAGCGGTGCTGGGTGAACTGTGGGGCTGGCGCTCGGCGTTCTGGGCCGTGGCGCTGGTGTCCGTACCGCCGGCGTTCGCACTGCTGCGGGCCGTCCCCGGCGGCCGGCCCGGTGACCGGGACGTACCGCTGCTGAGTGCCCGTACCGAGCTGAGCGCCCTGGTACGCCCCCGGCTGCTGCTGACGCTGCTGGTGATGGCACTCGTGCAGGGGGCGACCTTCTGCACGTTCTCCTACCTGGAGCCGCTCGTCACCCGGGTCACCGGTCTCGGTGCGGGCTGGGTTCCCGTGGTCCTCGCGCTGTTCGGCGTGGGCTCGTTCGCCGGGGTCACGCTGGCCGGGCGATTGGCCGACACCCGCCCGAAGACGGTCATCGGGCTCGGTACGGCGGGGCTGACGGCCGGCTGGGCGGCGCTCGCCCTCACCGCGGGCCATCCGGTGGCGGCCCTCGCCCTGGTCCTGCTCCAGGGTGCGCTCGCCTTCGGCACGGGTACGGCCCTGATCGCCCGGGTCTTCCAGCAGGCCCCCGAAGCCCCCACCCTGGCGGGCTCCTTCGCCACGGCCGCCTTCAACGTGGGTGCCGCGACCGGTCCTTGGCTGGGCGGACTGGCCCTTGGCGCGGGCCTCGGCTTCCGCGCACCGGTCTGGGTGAGCGCCCTGCTGATGGGTGCGGCGCTCGCGGCAGCGGCGGTGCTCCGGTCGTCGGAGCCCTCCGCCGCCGGTGTACGGGTACGGGTACGGCTCCGCGCCCGCCGTCGCCCGGCGCCGGAGCGCTGA
- a CDS encoding ATP-binding cassette domain-containing protein: protein MTRNDKNPRSGANAVEVRGLVKHYGSTKALDGVDLDVREGTVLGVLGPNGAGKTTLVRCLSTLIVPDAGHAVVAGYDVVKQPRQLRRTIGLTGQYASVDEKLSGWENLYMIGRLLDLPRKTARARADELLERFSLTEAAKRPAMDYSGGMRRRLDLAASMIGSPSVLYLDEPTTGLDPRTRNEVWDEVQRMVAEGATVLLTTQYMEEAEQLASELTVIDKGRIIARGGVDELKAKVGGRTLQIRPSDPSELAAMAQALREAGLDGVAGTQAVPDEGLLYVPILSDEQLTAVIGLLGTRGFSLAHVATALPSLDEVFLAITGEKTSHPTDTIPEEVAA from the coding sequence ATGACGCGAAACGACAAGAACCCCAGGAGCGGCGCCAACGCCGTCGAGGTGCGGGGGCTGGTCAAGCACTACGGCTCGACCAAGGCACTGGACGGCGTGGACCTCGACGTGCGCGAGGGCACCGTCCTGGGCGTGCTCGGACCCAACGGCGCCGGCAAGACCACGCTCGTACGCTGCCTGTCCACCCTGATCGTGCCGGACGCCGGACACGCCGTCGTCGCCGGGTACGACGTGGTCAAGCAGCCCCGGCAGCTGCGCCGCACCATAGGCCTGACCGGACAGTACGCCTCGGTGGACGAGAAGCTGTCCGGCTGGGAGAACCTGTACATGATCGGGCGGCTGCTCGACCTGCCCCGCAAGACCGCCCGTGCCCGCGCCGACGAGCTGCTGGAACGCTTCTCCCTCACCGAGGCCGCCAAGCGGCCCGCGATGGACTACTCCGGCGGCATGCGGCGCCGGCTGGACCTGGCGGCGTCCATGATCGGCAGCCCCTCGGTCCTCTACCTGGACGAGCCGACCACCGGCCTCGACCCCCGTACCCGCAACGAGGTCTGGGACGAGGTGCAGCGCATGGTCGCGGAGGGGGCGACCGTGCTGCTGACCACCCAGTACATGGAAGAGGCCGAACAACTCGCCAGTGAGCTCACCGTGATCGACAAGGGCCGGATCATCGCCCGCGGCGGTGTGGACGAGCTCAAGGCCAAGGTGGGCGGCCGCACCCTGCAGATCCGCCCCTCGGACCCCTCCGAGCTGGCCGCCATGGCCCAGGCGCTCCGCGAGGCCGGACTCGACGGTGTCGCCGGCACGCAGGCCGTACCGGACGAGGGCCTGCTCTACGTGCCCATCCTCAGCGACGAACAGCTGACCGCCGTCATCGGGCTGCTCGGCACCCGGGGCTTCTCCCTCGCCCACGTCGCCACCGCACTGCCCAGCCTGGACGAGGTGTTCCTGGCGATCACCGGCGAGAAGACCTCGCACCCCACCGACACGATCCCCGAGGAGGTCGCCGCATGA
- a CDS encoding Rieske 2Fe-2S domain-containing protein: protein MGLSREYRRAITEGPTPADAAGAPALPYPSGWSALAFSEELRRGTVLTRPLAGQDVVLYRLGTGAIRAVRPYCPHLGAHLGLAKVDGEDLVCPFHLFAFGPDGACVRTGYDTPPPRSPLDRLPVHEANGAVFVWRHHDGRAPDWSVPDWHEIGHRPARSAAWELAGNVQEVIENSVDLGHFATLHGWAKAEIDGPVVYDDATFHVSMRAHESAPLVGDFVVHVDVDGYGLGCLHADVYTPRFGLRMCTMVLPTAIAPNRMQFRQRNRIAFDEPARLPAPLARAVSRTAARLLEGAVFRSSCEFTAADFPIWHHKEYRQPPRLAHGDGPIGPFRRWARRFYAPPPGSGGGEPVRRAHDERPAGSGAPADAGPPLHRSPSR, encoded by the coding sequence GTGGGACTGTCACGCGAGTACAGGCGCGCCATCACCGAGGGACCGACACCGGCCGACGCCGCGGGGGCGCCGGCCCTGCCGTACCCCAGCGGCTGGTCCGCGCTGGCCTTCTCCGAGGAGTTGCGCCGGGGCACCGTGCTCACCCGGCCGCTGGCCGGGCAGGACGTGGTGCTGTACCGGCTCGGTACGGGAGCGATCCGCGCCGTCCGTCCGTACTGCCCGCACCTCGGTGCCCATCTCGGTCTGGCGAAGGTCGACGGGGAGGATCTCGTATGCCCCTTCCACCTCTTCGCGTTCGGCCCCGACGGCGCCTGTGTGCGTACGGGGTACGACACCCCGCCGCCTCGTTCGCCGCTGGACCGGCTGCCGGTGCACGAGGCCAACGGCGCCGTCTTCGTCTGGCGGCACCACGACGGCCGGGCCCCCGACTGGTCCGTCCCCGACTGGCACGAGATCGGCCACCGGCCGGCCCGTAGTGCCGCCTGGGAGCTGGCGGGCAACGTCCAGGAGGTCATCGAGAACTCGGTCGACCTCGGGCACTTCGCCACTCTGCACGGCTGGGCGAAGGCCGAGATCGACGGACCCGTGGTGTACGACGACGCCACGTTCCATGTGTCCATGCGGGCCCACGAGTCGGCACCGCTGGTAGGCGACTTCGTGGTGCACGTGGACGTCGACGGCTACGGACTCGGCTGCCTGCACGCCGATGTGTACACGCCACGGTTCGGGCTGCGGATGTGCACGATGGTGCTGCCGACGGCGATCGCGCCCAACCGGATGCAGTTCCGGCAGCGCAATCGCATCGCCTTCGACGAGCCGGCCCGGCTGCCCGCCCCGCTCGCGCGGGCGGTGAGCCGGACCGCGGCCAGGCTGCTGGAGGGGGCCGTCTTCCGCTCCAGCTGTGAGTTCACCGCCGCCGACTTCCCGATCTGGCACCACAAGGAGTACCGGCAGCCGCCCCGGCTCGCTCACGGCGACGGTCCGATCGGCCCGTTCCGGCGCTGGGCCCGGCGGTTCTACGCACCGCCGCCGGGGTCGGGCGGCGGCGAGCCGGTCCGGCGCGCCCACGACGAGCGGCCTGCCGGGTCCGGAGCGCCGGCCGACGCCGGGCCGCCCCTGCACCGGTCGCCCAGCCGATGA
- a CDS encoding TetR/AcrR family transcriptional regulator — translation MQAAQDTPQDPAGGHGPARSEGDAQDPPCAHSHDPEPRRGRPRSAAAERAILDAVVELLEAGEPLAGLSIERIARTAGVGKATIYRRWSDKEELFVDVLRAFEPSEPVVSGTAGLDDLRLLLESIRTRGLAQRSSVFLHNVFAQMKSHPKLWAEYHRTVIAPRRATMLDAVRRAVDAGELRGDLDTELMNDLFLGPMLVRTLHRPDAPLPDDLVDRVIQVLLQGLAPKAQVGAGEPAPGPV, via the coding sequence GTGCAGGCGGCACAGGACACGCCCCAGGACCCGGCCGGAGGCCACGGCCCGGCCCGGTCCGAGGGCGACGCGCAGGATCCCCCCTGTGCTCACAGCCACGACCCCGAGCCCCGCCGCGGTCGCCCGCGCAGCGCGGCCGCCGAGCGGGCCATCCTGGACGCCGTCGTGGAACTCCTGGAAGCGGGCGAGCCGCTGGCGGGACTGTCCATCGAGCGCATCGCCCGCACGGCCGGTGTCGGCAAGGCCACCATCTACCGCCGCTGGAGCGACAAGGAGGAGCTCTTCGTCGACGTGCTGCGCGCCTTCGAACCCTCCGAACCAGTCGTCTCCGGGACGGCGGGCCTGGACGACCTGCGCCTGTTGCTGGAGTCGATCCGTACGCGCGGACTGGCCCAGCGCTCCTCGGTCTTCCTGCACAACGTCTTCGCCCAGATGAAGAGTCACCCCAAACTGTGGGCCGAGTACCACCGCACCGTCATCGCGCCGCGCCGCGCCACGATGCTGGACGCCGTGCGGCGGGCGGTGGACGCGGGCGAACTCCGGGGCGACCTCGACACGGAGTTGATGAACGACCTGTTCCTCGGTCCCATGCTGGTGCGCACCCTTCACCGCCCCGACGCACCCCTGCCCGACGATCTCGTGGACCGTGTCATCCAGGTTCTGCTCCAGGGACTCGCCCCGAAAGCGCAGGTCGGGGCGGGTGAACCGGCGCCCGGACCGGTGTGA
- a CDS encoding MFS transporter, translated as MPLALVALAVSAFGIGTTEFVMMGLLPNVADDLGTSVPTAGHLVSAYAIGVVLGAPLLTGLGSRIPRRRMLLLLMALFTVGNLASAFAPDFGWLLAGRVLAGLPHGAFFGVGAVVAARLVPDGRQARAVATMFLGLTVANIVGVPAATLLGQHLGWRATFLVVAVIGLAAMAALARLVPRIPQEAHQDVRHEIRALGNRQVILGLLTAVLGFAGVFAVYSYLASMTTEVMGFGESSVTLVLALFGIGMTLGALAAGPLTDRALRPTLYGSLAALSVVLVVFPFVAHVKWAALVTVVLLGGVGFMTTTPLQMLVMNKAKDAPTLASASNHSAFNLANAGGAWLGGVAVSAGWGWTSPALVGAALAVAGLAVAVTAGALDRTPGTSRIVAGGAGGTGAEVPAQAAAGSGG; from the coding sequence ATGCCCCTGGCCCTGGTCGCCCTCGCAGTGAGCGCCTTCGGCATCGGCACCACCGAGTTCGTGATGATGGGCCTGCTGCCCAACGTCGCGGACGACCTGGGAACGTCCGTACCCACAGCCGGACATCTCGTCTCGGCGTACGCGATCGGCGTCGTCCTCGGTGCCCCGCTCCTCACCGGCCTCGGCTCCAGGATTCCGCGCAGGCGGATGCTCCTGCTGCTGATGGCCCTGTTCACCGTCGGCAATCTGGCCTCCGCGTTCGCGCCGGACTTCGGCTGGCTGCTGGCCGGCCGGGTTCTGGCCGGGCTGCCGCACGGGGCGTTCTTCGGCGTCGGCGCGGTCGTCGCCGCGCGACTCGTCCCCGACGGGCGCCAGGCGCGGGCCGTCGCCACCATGTTCCTCGGGCTCACGGTCGCCAACATCGTCGGCGTACCGGCCGCCACCCTGCTCGGCCAGCACCTCGGCTGGCGGGCCACCTTCCTGGTGGTCGCCGTGATCGGGCTGGCCGCCATGGCCGCGCTGGCCCGGCTCGTCCCGCGGATCCCGCAGGAGGCGCACCAGGACGTCCGCCACGAGATCCGTGCGCTGGGCAACCGGCAGGTGATCCTCGGCCTGCTCACCGCGGTCCTCGGCTTCGCCGGTGTGTTCGCCGTCTACTCCTACCTCGCCTCCATGACGACCGAGGTGATGGGCTTCGGCGAGTCCTCGGTGACGCTGGTCCTGGCGCTGTTCGGTATCGGGATGACGCTGGGCGCGCTGGCCGCCGGACCGCTGACCGACCGCGCCCTGAGGCCGACCCTGTACGGCTCGCTCGCCGCCCTGTCCGTGGTGCTCGTGGTCTTCCCCTTCGTCGCCCACGTCAAGTGGGCGGCGCTGGTGACGGTCGTCCTGCTCGGCGGGGTCGGTTTCATGACGACCACCCCGCTCCAGATGCTCGTGATGAACAAGGCCAAGGACGCCCCCACCCTCGCGTCCGCCTCCAACCACTCCGCGTTCAACCTGGCCAACGCCGGAGGCGCCTGGCTCGGCGGGGTGGCCGTCTCGGCGGGCTGGGGCTGGACGTCCCCCGCCCTGGTCGGTGCCGCTCTGGCGGTCGCGGGCCTGGCGGTGGCCGTCACGGCGGGCGCGCTGGACCGGACCCCGGGGACCTCGCGGATCGTGGCGGGCGGGGCCGGGGGAACGGGTGCCGAGGTCCCGGCACAGGCAGCGGCCGGCAGCGGCGGGTAG
- a CDS encoding NAD+ synthase, whose protein sequence is MPQLRLALNQIDSVVGDLAGNSESVVHWTRHAAEQGAHLVAFPEMVLAGYPVEDLALRSSFVEASRQALRALATRLADEGFGELPVVVGYLDRSEHTTARYGQPAGAPCNAAAVLHRGRVALDFAKHHLPNYGVFDEYRYFVPGDSMPVVRVHGIDVALAICEDLWQEGGRVPAARTAGAGLLLSINASPYERDKDDTRLELVRRRAREADCTTAYLAMTGGQDELVFDGDSIVVDKDGEVLARAPQFSEGTVILDLDLPAAPAEAPSGIVDDGLRIDHVVLSEEPLPAYEPELAGGYAERLDDDEELYSALVVGLRAYTAKNGFRSVLIGLSGGIDSALVAAIACDALGAENVYGVSMPSKYSSDHSKGDAAELARRTGLNYRTVSIEAMFDAYMGALGLTGLAEENLQSRLRGTTLMAISNQEGQIVLAPGNKSELAVGYSTLYGDSVGAYGPIKDVYKTSVFRLAKWRNRAAEERGQTPPIPEASITKPPSAELRPEQVDTDSLPDYDVLDRILEMYVDRDQGREAIVAAGFDEKLVTKTLRMVDTAEYKRRQYPPGTKISPKGFGKDRRLPITNRWRESG, encoded by the coding sequence GTGCCTCAACTACGTCTCGCACTGAATCAGATCGACTCCGTCGTGGGCGACCTCGCCGGTAACAGCGAGTCGGTCGTCCACTGGACCCGGCACGCCGCCGAGCAGGGAGCCCACCTGGTGGCGTTCCCCGAGATGGTGCTGGCGGGCTATCCCGTCGAGGACCTGGCGCTGCGCTCGTCCTTCGTCGAGGCGTCACGTCAGGCGCTGCGCGCGCTGGCCACCCGCCTCGCCGACGAGGGCTTCGGGGAACTGCCGGTCGTCGTCGGCTACCTCGACCGCTCGGAGCACACCACCGCCCGCTACGGGCAGCCCGCGGGGGCCCCGTGCAACGCGGCCGCCGTGCTGCACCGCGGGCGGGTCGCGTTGGACTTCGCCAAGCACCACCTGCCCAACTACGGTGTGTTCGACGAGTACCGGTACTTCGTGCCGGGCGACTCGATGCCCGTCGTACGGGTGCACGGCATCGATGTGGCGCTCGCGATCTGTGAGGACCTCTGGCAGGAGGGCGGCCGTGTCCCCGCGGCCCGGACCGCCGGTGCCGGGCTGCTGCTGTCGATCAACGCGTCCCCGTACGAGCGCGACAAGGACGACACCCGGCTCGAACTCGTCCGCAGGCGCGCCCGGGAGGCGGACTGCACCACCGCGTACCTGGCGATGACGGGCGGCCAGGACGAGCTGGTCTTCGACGGGGACTCGATCGTCGTCGACAAGGACGGGGAGGTCCTGGCCCGCGCCCCGCAGTTCTCCGAGGGCACCGTGATCCTGGACCTGGACCTGCCCGCGGCCCCGGCCGAGGCACCGTCCGGCATCGTCGACGACGGGCTGCGGATCGACCACGTGGTGCTGTCCGAGGAGCCCCTCCCGGCGTACGAGCCGGAGCTCGCCGGCGGGTACGCGGAGCGGCTGGACGACGACGAGGAGCTGTACTCGGCGCTGGTGGTGGGCCTGCGGGCGTACACCGCGAAGAACGGATTCCGCAGCGTCCTGATCGGGCTTTCCGGTGGCATCGACTCGGCGCTGGTCGCGGCGATCGCCTGCGACGCGCTGGGCGCGGAGAACGTGTACGGCGTCTCGATGCCGTCGAAGTACTCCTCGGACCACTCCAAGGGCGACGCGGCCGAGCTGGCCCGCCGTACGGGACTGAACTACCGCACCGTGTCGATCGAGGCGATGTTCGACGCCTACATGGGCGCGCTGGGGCTGACCGGTCTCGCCGAGGAGAACCTCCAGTCGCGGCTGCGGGGCACGACGCTGATGGCGATCTCCAACCAGGAGGGCCAGATCGTGCTCGCACCGGGCAACAAGTCGGAGCTGGCGGTCGGTTACTCCACCCTGTACGGGGACTCGGTCGGCGCCTACGGGCCGATCAAGGACGTGTACAAGACGTCGGTGTTCCGCCTCGCGAAGTGGCGCAACCGTGCCGCCGAGGAGCGCGGGCAGACCCCGCCGATCCCGGAGGCGTCCATCACCAAGCCGCCGAGCGCCGAGCTGCGCCCGGAGCAGGTGGACACGGACTCACTGCCGGACTACGACGTGCTGGACCGGATCCTGGAGATGTACGTCGACCGGGACCAGGGCCGGGAAGCGATCGTGGCGGCCGGGTTCGACGAGAAGCTGGTGACGAAGACGCTGCGGATGGTGGACACCGCCGAGTACAAGCGGCGGCAGTACCCGCCGGGCACGAAGATCTCGCCGAAGGGCTTCGGCAAGGACCGCCGGCTGCCGATCACCAACCGCTGGCGCGAGTCGGGCTGA
- a CDS encoding MFS transporter, producing MSIPSGAPAVASRVPESVHRRRWAILAVLMFSLLIVVLDNSILNVAVKTIATPAPTGIGASQSELEWAINSYTLVFAGLLFTAGLLGDRIGRKKVLLGGILVFGLASALAAFSSSPGELITWRALMGLGAAFVMPATLAVLMNVFERDEQPKAIGIWAGSVGLGIAIGPITGGVLLEHFWWGSIFLVNVPVVAIALIAMAVLVPDSRDPAPGKADPIGVVLSVVGLVLLVYGIIRGGELADFTDVTVLASSIGGLLVLVVFVLHQKRSSHPSIDISYFRKRAFSAAVAAIALVFFALMGVTFFSAFYLQSVRGYSALQSGLLILPLAVAQMVFAPRARLVVERFGARAVCTVGMLLVAAGLAAFALFGADTPVWVMCVVFFVQGTGMAHIMPPVTVAVMQALPRERAGSGSAINNTFRQVGGALGIAVLGSVLSTVYRGDIEKHLDGVPAAARDVAGESIEATLGVAARLGPAGRPLVAAANDAFIGAMHVTALGSAAVALIGAVVVGLFLPGRTSAPQAPEVPEVPEAPGAPETARRPEGVAAARSGPAE from the coding sequence ATGTCCATACCGTCCGGCGCCCCAGCCGTCGCCTCCCGTGTCCCCGAATCGGTCCACCGCCGACGCTGGGCGATCCTCGCCGTCCTCATGTTCAGCCTGCTCATCGTCGTGCTGGACAACTCGATCCTGAACGTCGCGGTCAAGACGATCGCCACCCCCGCGCCGACCGGCATCGGCGCCTCCCAGAGCGAGCTCGAGTGGGCGATCAACTCGTACACGCTCGTCTTCGCCGGACTGCTGTTCACGGCGGGGCTGCTCGGTGACCGCATCGGCCGCAAGAAGGTCCTGCTGGGCGGCATCCTCGTCTTCGGCCTCGCCTCCGCCCTGGCCGCCTTCTCCTCGTCGCCGGGCGAACTCATCACCTGGCGGGCCCTGATGGGCCTCGGCGCGGCGTTCGTGATGCCCGCCACCCTCGCCGTCCTGATGAACGTCTTCGAGCGCGACGAGCAGCCCAAGGCCATCGGCATCTGGGCCGGCAGCGTCGGCCTGGGCATCGCGATCGGCCCGATCACCGGCGGGGTGCTCCTCGAGCACTTCTGGTGGGGCTCGATCTTCCTGGTCAACGTGCCCGTCGTGGCCATCGCGCTGATCGCCATGGCCGTCCTCGTGCCGGACTCCAGGGACCCCGCGCCCGGAAAGGCCGACCCGATCGGCGTCGTGCTGTCCGTCGTCGGCCTGGTCCTGCTGGTCTACGGCATCATCCGGGGCGGGGAACTCGCCGACTTCACGGATGTGACGGTGCTCGCCTCGTCCATCGGCGGACTGCTGGTGCTGGTGGTCTTCGTCTTGCACCAGAAGCGCAGCAGCCACCCGTCCATCGACATCTCGTACTTCCGGAAGCGGGCCTTCTCCGCCGCCGTCGCCGCCATCGCGCTGGTCTTCTTCGCGCTGATGGGCGTCACCTTCTTCTCCGCCTTCTACCTCCAGAGCGTGCGCGGTTACAGTGCCTTGCAGTCCGGTCTGCTGATCCTGCCGCTGGCCGTCGCGCAGATGGTCTTCGCGCCGCGCGCCCGGCTGGTCGTGGAGCGCTTCGGCGCCCGCGCCGTCTGCACCGTGGGCATGCTGCTCGTCGCCGCAGGACTGGCGGCGTTCGCGCTCTTCGGCGCGGACACACCCGTCTGGGTGATGTGCGTGGTCTTCTTCGTCCAGGGCACGGGCATGGCGCACATCATGCCGCCGGTCACCGTCGCCGTGATGCAGGCCCTGCCCCGCGAACGCGCGGGCTCCGGCTCGGCCATCAACAACACCTTCCGCCAGGTCGGCGGGGCGCTCGGGATCGCGGTACTCGGCTCGGTGCTCTCCACGGTCTACCGGGGCGACATCGAGAAGCACCTCGACGGTGTCCCGGCCGCCGCCCGGGACGTGGCGGGGGAGTCGATCGAGGCGACGCTCGGCGTCGCGGCCCGGCTGGGACCGGCGGGCCGGCCGCTGGTGGCCGCCGCGAACGACGCGTTCATCGGGGCCATGCACGTCACCGCTCTCGGATCGGCCGCGGTCGCGCTGATCGGCGCGGTCGTCGTGGGGCTGTTCCTGCCGGGCCGGACGAGCGCGCCCCAGGCTCCTGAGGTGCCTGAGGTGCCTGAGGCGCCCGGGGCGCCCGAGACGGCTCGTCGGCCCGAAGGGGTCGCGGCGGCACGGAGCGGACCGGCCGAGTGA